A single Antechinus flavipes isolate AdamAnt ecotype Samford, QLD, Australia chromosome 5, AdamAnt_v2, whole genome shotgun sequence DNA region contains:
- the POLR1F gene encoding DNA-directed RNA polymerase I subunit RPA43 encodes MATSAAPGPGSGLQLPTFAAACALVKPGSCLSVGPHRRHVALSPRFLDRKRSGLRQQLDQELLRYSESLRGVPVAYDNLRIVGELGDIYDDQGHIHLNIEADFVIFCPERGQKLLGKVNKVAPSHLGCLVHGCFNASIPKPEHMAAEQWQGLHFNVGDELEFEVSRLDSDAAGVFCIRGLLLLSSLPRAGSALPKGSGDVSSEAEPGAEGEKPKKSKKGLKKSCSAWGDLPATVPSDEAAPSDEAAPLDEAAPLDEAGAVETGTPAQEAEKGLCEEQEPRTKKKKKKHHREKQEPLELDPQCQASDSSGYQSDHQKKKKKRKRPSDEPEGAAAPEEEPRPKKKKKKEKE; translated from the exons ATGGCGACTTCTGCGGCTCCGGGCCCCGGTTCCGGCCTCCAGCTGCCCACCTTCGCGGCGGCCTGCGCTCTTGTGAAGCCGGGCTCGTGCCTGAGCGTGGGTCCGCACCGGCGGCACGTGGCTCTGTCGCCGCGCTTCCTGGACCGCAAGCGGAGCGGCCTCCGGCAGCAGCTGGACCAGGAGCTGCTGCGCTACTCGGAGAG CCTGCGGGGCGTCCCCGTAGCCTATGACAACCTGCGGATCGTGGGCGAGCTGGGCGACATCTACGATGACCAGGGCCACATCCATCTGAACATCGAGGCCGACTTCGTCATTTTCTGCCCCGAGAGGGGCCAGAAGCTCCTG GGCAAGGTCAACAAAGTGGCCCCCAGCCACCTGGGCTGCTTGGTGCACGGCTGCTTCAACGCTTCCATCCCCAAGCCGGAGCACATGGCCGCGGAGCAGTGGCAAGGCCTGCATTTCAACGTGGGGGACGAGCTGGAATTCGAGGTGTCCCGCCTGGACTCTGACGCCGCCGGAGTGTTCTGCATCCGGGGCCTGCTGCTGCTCAGCAG TTTACCCCGCGCCGGCTCTGCACTTCCCAAAGGTTCTGGGGACGTGAGCAGCGAGGCTGAACCTGGAGCAGAAGGAGAAAAGCCAAAGAAGAGCAAGAAGGGGCTGAAGAAGTCCTGCTCGGCCTGGGGTGACCTGCCGGCCACTGTGCCTTCAGACGAGGCTGCGCCTTCAGACGAGGCTGCGCCTTTGGACGAGGCTGCGCCTTTGGACGAGGCTGGGGCAGTGGAGACTGGCACCCCTGCCCAGGAGGCTGAGAAGGGACTGTGTGAGGAGCAGGAGCCTcggacgaagaagaagaagaagaagcaccATCGAGAGAAGCAGGAGCCGCTGGAGCTTGACCCTCAGTGCCAAGCCAGCGACTCGAGCGGCTACCAGAGTGaccaccagaaaaagaaaaagaagaggaaaaggccCAGTGACGAGCCTGAGGGTGCCGCGGCCCCGGAAGAAGAGCCGAGgccaaagaagaagaagaagaaggaaaaggagtga